In Candidatus Sodalis pierantonius str. SOPE, one DNA window encodes the following:
- the nagB gene encoding glucosamine-6-phosphate deaminase, whose amino-acid sequence MRLIPLHTAAQVGQWAARHIVNRIKAFNPSADRPFILGLPTGSTPLEAYKSLIEMHKAGQVSFKQVVTFNMDEYVGLPAEHPESYHSFMYNNLFNYIDIPRENINLLNGNAPDIDAECRRYEEKIKSYGKIHLFMGGVGNDGHIAFNEPGSSLASRTRIKTLTQETRRANSRFFDNDIEQVPRYALTVGVGTLLDAEEVMILVIGHNKAQALQAAVEGNVNHMWTITCLQLHAKAVMVCDEPSTQEVKVKTVNYFRELEQDNLNTAD is encoded by the coding sequence ATGAGACTGATTCCATTACATACCGCCGCTCAAGTTGGCCAATGGGCCGCCCGTCACATTGTCAACCGTATCAAGGCGTTCAATCCCAGCGCCGATCGTCCGTTTATTCTCGGCCTTCCCACCGGCAGCACGCCGTTGGAGGCCTATAAAAGCCTGATTGAGATGCATAAAGCGGGCCAGGTCAGTTTCAAGCAGGTGGTGACATTCAACATGGATGAATATGTCGGTCTGCCCGCCGAACATCCCGAAAGCTATCATTCCTTCATGTATAATAATTTATTTAATTATATCGACATTCCACGGGAAAACATCAATCTCCTGAACGGCAACGCACCGGATATTGACGCCGAATGCCGCCGTTATGAAGAGAAGATCAAATCCTATGGCAAAATTCACCTGTTCATGGGCGGCGTCGGCAATGACGGGCACATCGCCTTCAACGAACCCGGTTCTTCCCTGGCGTCGCGCACGCGCATCAAAACCCTGACCCAGGAGACGCGCCGGGCCAACTCGCGCTTTTTTGATAACGACATTGAGCAAGTTCCCCGCTACGCACTGACGGTGGGTGTCGGTACGCTGCTGGATGCGGAAGAAGTGATGATTCTGGTGATAGGGCATAATAAGGCTCAGGCGCTACAGGCCGCGGTAGAGGGAAACGTCAATCATATGTGGACCATTACCTGTCTACAGTTGCATGCTAAAGCCGTGATGGTGTGCGATGAACCGTCCACTCAGGAAGTAAAGGTGAAAACGGTCAACTACTTCCGTGAACTGGAACAAGACAATCTGAACACCGCCGACTAA